One segment of Candidatus Methylomirabilis lanthanidiphila DNA contains the following:
- a CDS encoding NADH-quinone oxidoreductase subunit J (NADH dehydrogenase I, chain J) (NDH-1, chain J), with product MTVTHVIFFLMAAFTVGASLLVVLAKNIVHSAIALVFAFFGVAALFVLLDAEFLAAAQVLLYVGGITILLLFAIMLTSRISATGAKIMNEQVGIAAVVVLAIVGLLAYANLKGFPALVAPLTMPDNTASLGKLLLTTYVLPFEVVSLLLLAAMVGAIILARRERGKD from the coding sequence GTGACTGTGACGCATGTCATATTTTTCTTGATGGCAGCCTTTACGGTGGGCGCCTCCCTTCTGGTGGTCTTAGCCAAGAACATCGTGCATTCTGCCATTGCGCTGGTCTTTGCCTTCTTCGGTGTGGCCGCGCTCTTCGTTCTGCTCGATGCCGAATTTCTCGCGGCTGCGCAGGTGCTGCTGTACGTAGGGGGAATCACCATCCTCCTGCTGTTCGCTATTATGTTGACCAGCCGGATCTCGGCCACAGGGGCCAAGATCATGAACGAGCAGGTGGGGATAGCCGCGGTGGTCGTCCTCGCGATCGTCGGGCTCCTGGCCTACGCGAACCTGAAGGGCTTTCCCGCTCTAGTAGCGCCTCTGACTATGCCGGATAACACCGCCTCGCTCGGGAAGCTCCTGCTGACCACGTACGTTCTGCCGTTTGAGGTCGTATCGCTGCTCCTGCTGGCGGCCATGGTGGGTGCGATCATCCTGGCTCGACGCGAGCGAGGGAAAGACTGA
- a CDS encoding NADH-quinone oxidoreductase subunit A: MAADYAIVGIFLIVGLLFVVVNVDVVSRLLRPTNPEPEKLTTYECGEDPVGASWIRVHVRYYLYALVYVIFAVETIYLLPWAVVFRKLGMFAFVEMMLFIAILLVGFAYAWRKGALEWV, from the coding sequence ATGGCAGCAGATTATGCAATCGTAGGCATTTTTCTGATCGTTGGTCTGCTTTTCGTAGTGGTCAACGTTGACGTCGTTTCCCGACTGCTGCGTCCCACCAACCCTGAGCCGGAAAAGTTGACCACCTACGAGTGCGGTGAAGACCCCGTCGGCGCCTCCTGGATCCGTGTTCACGTCCGGTACTATCTGTATGCGTTGGTCTATGTCATCTTCGCAGTAGAGACGATCTATCTGTTGCCGTGGGCTGTCGTCTTCCGGAAGTTGGGGATGTTTGCCTTTGTGGAGATGATGCTCTTTATCGCCATCCTGTTGGTGGGTTTCGCCTATGCCTGGCGTAAGGGCGCCCTGGAGTGGGTCTGA
- a CDS encoding delta-aminolevulinic acid dehydratase — protein sequence MYYPVFRPRRLRQNETLRRLVRETHLHREDLIQPLFVVHGRGVRQEIPSMPGCFHLSVDELAKEAKEAAAMGIPGVILFGIPAAKDAVGSEAYAEDGIVQQAVRAIKDTVSDLLVITDVCLCEYTSHGHCGVVERGQVKNDPTLELLARTALSHAESGADIVAPSDMMDGRVSAIRETLDEEDFEDTPIMAYSAKYASAFYGPFRDAAASAPQFGDRRTYQMDPANSDEALREVGLDLEEGADIVMVKPALPYLDILWRVKQEFGGPVAAYHVSGEYAMLKAAGRLGWIDEERVLMETLTSIKRAGADLILTYAAKEAARLLENRP from the coding sequence ATGTACTACCCGGTATTTCGGCCACGGCGCCTGCGGCAGAATGAAACCCTTCGCCGATTGGTGCGAGAAACTCACCTGCACCGTGAAGATCTGATTCAGCCGCTTTTTGTCGTTCACGGCCGCGGCGTACGCCAGGAGATCCCTTCAATGCCTGGCTGTTTTCATCTGTCGGTGGATGAGCTGGCCAAGGAGGCGAAAGAGGCCGCGGCGATGGGGATCCCTGGGGTCATCCTGTTTGGCATTCCGGCTGCCAAGGATGCCGTAGGCTCTGAGGCCTACGCGGAGGATGGAATTGTCCAGCAGGCAGTGCGGGCGATCAAGGATACGGTATCGGACCTGTTGGTGATTACCGATGTCTGTTTATGCGAATACACCAGCCACGGCCATTGCGGTGTGGTGGAGCGGGGTCAGGTCAAAAACGATCCTACCTTGGAACTGCTGGCCAGAACAGCGCTCTCCCATGCCGAGTCCGGCGCCGATATTGTGGCGCCCTCGGATATGATGGATGGCCGGGTGTCGGCTATCCGTGAGACGTTGGATGAGGAGGATTTCGAGGATACACCGATTATGGCCTACTCCGCGAAGTATGCCAGCGCCTTCTACGGTCCCTTCCGCGATGCGGCTGCCTCAGCACCACAATTCGGTGATCGCCGTACCTACCAGATGGATCCGGCGAACAGCGACGAGGCGTTGCGGGAGGTGGGACTCGACCTCGAGGAGGGGGCAGACATCGTGATGGTGAAGCCGGCCCTTCCGTACCTGGATATCCTCTGGCGGGTGAAGCAGGAGTTTGGCGGGCCGGTCGCAGCCTATCATGTAAGCGGCGAGTACGCGATGTTGAAGGCGGCCGGGCGACTCGGGTGGATCGATGAAGAGCGGGTCCTGATGGAGACGCTGACGTCAATCAAGCGAGCCGGCGCCGATCTGATCCTGACCTATGCCGCCAAGGAGGCGGCGCGCCTCTTGGAGAATAGACCGTGA
- a CDS encoding glutamate-1-semialdehyde aminotransferase translates to MTSMLVRSTRTGPRSKAYFEEAARLLPGGVNSPVRAFRAVGGDPVVVERSQGCRLYDVDGQSYIDYIGSWGPMIVGHAHPAVVKAIQEAAAQGVSYGAPTVWETTLARMVVEAIPSIELIRFVNSGTEATMSAIRLARGVTRRDRIIKFEGCYHGHADSLLVKAGSGAMTFGVPDSLGVPPDLARLTMTLPYNNVDAVRSAFESTGKEIACVIVEPVVGNMGVVPPRPGFLAALREITAAHGSLLIFDEVMTGFRLSKGGAQALYGIQPDLTCLGKIIGGGLPVGAYGGPRGIMEQVAPLGGVYQAGTLSGNPLAMRAGIETLRLLDEPGFYERLEAKGKQLEVGLRELAAKEGIALQCQRVGSMCTPFFTEQPVLDYQTALAADTGRYGAFFWAMFERGVYLPPSQFEAAFLSDAHTAADIETTLLAAKDALAALS, encoded by the coding sequence GTGACCAGCATGCTTGTGCGCTCTACGCGGACCGGCCCTCGCTCGAAGGCGTACTTTGAAGAGGCGGCACGCCTGCTGCCTGGGGGCGTCAACAGCCCCGTGCGGGCATTCCGAGCTGTGGGCGGGGATCCGGTAGTCGTCGAGCGTTCCCAGGGTTGCCGCCTCTACGATGTCGACGGTCAAAGCTACATCGACTATATCGGCTCCTGGGGGCCGATGATCGTCGGTCATGCCCATCCCGCGGTCGTGAAGGCGATCCAGGAGGCGGCCGCTCAAGGCGTCAGTTACGGCGCGCCGACGGTCTGGGAGACGACGCTGGCTCGGATGGTAGTCGAGGCGATCCCCTCCATCGAGTTGATCCGATTTGTCAATTCCGGGACTGAGGCGACCATGAGCGCCATCCGATTGGCCCGCGGTGTCACAAGGCGCGATCGGATCATCAAGTTTGAGGGGTGTTACCATGGGCATGCCGACAGCCTGCTGGTAAAGGCCGGCTCCGGCGCCATGACCTTTGGCGTGCCGGACAGCCTCGGTGTTCCGCCCGACCTCGCCCGCTTGACGATGACGCTTCCATATAATAACGTTGACGCCGTCCGGTCGGCTTTCGAGTCGACGGGCAAAGAGATCGCTTGTGTCATCGTAGAGCCCGTCGTGGGTAACATGGGCGTCGTTCCGCCGAGGCCGGGATTTCTTGCGGCGTTGCGAGAGATCACCGCCGCTCACGGCTCGCTGTTGATCTTCGACGAGGTCATGACCGGATTCCGGCTGAGCAAAGGCGGCGCCCAGGCGCTCTACGGGATTCAGCCGGACCTGACCTGCCTCGGAAAGATCATCGGCGGCGGCCTGCCGGTCGGCGCGTACGGCGGTCCTCGCGGGATCATGGAGCAGGTCGCTCCTTTGGGTGGTGTCTATCAGGCCGGGACCCTCTCCGGCAATCCCTTGGCGATGAGGGCCGGTATCGAGACCCTTCGCCTTCTCGACGAGCCCGGATTTTACGAGCGGCTTGAGGCGAAGGGAAAGCAATTGGAAGTCGGACTGCGAGAGCTGGCGGCAAAGGAAGGCATTGCGCTTCAGTGCCAACGGGTCGGCTCGATGTGTACCCCCTTCTTCACCGAGCAGCCTGTTCTCGACTATCAGACAGCTCTGGCCGCGGACACCGGTCGCTATGGGGCATTCTTCTGGGCTATGTTCGAGCGCGGGGTCTATCTCCCGCCCTCTCAGTTTGAGGCAGCGTTTCTGTCCGATGCCCACACCGCCGCCGACATCGAGACCACCCTGCTGGCAGCCAAGGATGCCTTGGCTGCACTATCGTAA
- a CDS encoding NADH:ubiquinone oxidoreductase subunit H, with translation MEIVYDTLSGWGLPSFVSQLIVMLAVATAVLIFTAISVMFMVWWERKISAHIQVRFGPMRVGGWHGWAQSIADGIKLLIKEDIVPAGADRLVFALAPMVVFAASLAAFVIIPFGPGLIASDLNIGVLFYISISSLTVVGIIMAGWSSNNKYSVLGALRSAAQSVSYEIPLVVSVIGVIMTVGSMSMTRIVEAQQGIWFVVPQFLGFLIYLTAAIAECNRTPFDIPEAESELVAGFHVEYSGMRFAIFFLAEYANMFVVSAIATTLFLGGWHGPLLPGWLWFLLKTYFIIFVMMWLRWTLARLRVDQLMNLGWKFLLPLAFLNMGITGLILVLQGQ, from the coding sequence ATGGAGATCGTCTACGATACCTTAAGCGGGTGGGGTCTGCCCTCGTTCGTCTCCCAGTTGATCGTGATGCTGGCGGTGGCGACCGCTGTGCTCATCTTTACCGCTATCTCGGTCATGTTTATGGTCTGGTGGGAGCGGAAGATCAGCGCTCACATCCAGGTCCGCTTCGGGCCGATGCGGGTCGGCGGCTGGCACGGCTGGGCCCAGAGCATCGCCGACGGGATCAAGCTCCTCATCAAGGAGGATATCGTCCCGGCGGGGGCCGACCGGTTGGTGTTCGCCCTTGCGCCGATGGTGGTCTTCGCGGCCTCGCTCGCCGCCTTTGTCATCATCCCGTTCGGTCCGGGCCTTATCGCCAGCGACCTGAACATCGGCGTGCTCTTCTATATCTCGATCTCCTCTCTGACGGTCGTCGGGATCATTATGGCCGGCTGGAGCTCCAATAATAAATATTCGGTCCTGGGCGCCCTCCGCTCGGCGGCGCAGTCAGTCAGCTATGAGATCCCGCTTGTGGTCTCGGTCATTGGGGTCATCATGACGGTCGGGTCCATGAGTATGACCCGGATTGTGGAGGCACAGCAGGGGATCTGGTTTGTGGTTCCGCAATTCTTGGGCTTCCTGATCTATCTGACTGCCGCGATTGCCGAGTGCAACCGGACGCCGTTTGACATCCCGGAGGCCGAGTCGGAGCTGGTGGCCGGCTTTCACGTGGAGTACAGTGGGATGCGGTTCGCTATCTTTTTCCTGGCGGAGTACGCCAATATGTTTGTCGTCTCGGCCATCGCCACGACGCTGTTTCTCGGCGGGTGGCACGGGCCGTTGCTGCCGGGGTGGCTCTGGTTCCTGCTGAAGACCTATTTCATCATCTTTGTGATGATGTGGCTGCGCTGGACATTGGCCAGGCTGCGAGTCGATCAACTGATGAATCTTGGGTGGAAGTTCTTGCTGCCGCTGGCGTTTCTGAATATGGGGATTACCGGATTGATCCTGGTGCTGCAGGGTCAGTAG
- a CDS encoding NADH dehydrogenase yields the protein MNSHEHEAEIAERTHETMEEMYVNMGPQHPSTHGVLRLLLKLDGEVVTEVVPYIGYLHRCHEKIGENRVYTQIIPYTDRLDYLASMYNNWGFVLTVERLLGVTVPERAEYMRVILGELQRIASHLIWLGTFGLDLGNFTIFLYCFREREKILDLFESVCGQRLNYAFYRIGGMPLDLPDSFVADCKAFLEWFKPRLSEYDAVMSDNIIFQKRVQGLGILDPKTAINYAISGPVLRGSGIKWDLRRNDPYSIYDRFEFDIPVGTSGDVWDRYMVRRIEMEESVKIVEQALQGLPSGEIMAKMPKKLKPPVGDIYSRVETPRGELGFYIVSDGSEKPYRYKVRAPTFVNLSVLPLIGRGYLVADLVAILGSIDIVLGEVDR from the coding sequence ATGAATTCGCACGAACACGAGGCAGAGATCGCTGAGCGTACCCATGAGACGATGGAGGAGATGTACGTCAACATGGGGCCGCAGCACCCCAGCACGCACGGTGTGCTCCGCCTCCTGTTGAAGTTGGATGGCGAGGTCGTCACCGAGGTCGTTCCGTACATCGGTTACCTGCACCGCTGTCATGAAAAGATCGGCGAGAACCGCGTCTATACCCAGATCATTCCGTACACCGATCGACTGGACTATCTGGCGTCGATGTATAACAACTGGGGCTTCGTGTTGACGGTGGAACGGCTTCTCGGGGTTACGGTACCGGAGCGGGCCGAGTATATGCGGGTCATCCTGGGCGAGCTGCAGCGAATCGCCAGCCACCTGATCTGGTTGGGGACCTTCGGCCTCGACCTGGGCAACTTCACGATCTTCTTGTACTGCTTCCGGGAGCGTGAAAAGATCCTGGATCTGTTCGAATCGGTTTGCGGTCAACGACTGAACTACGCCTTCTACCGGATAGGCGGGATGCCGCTGGACCTCCCTGATTCCTTCGTGGCCGATTGCAAGGCGTTTCTGGAATGGTTTAAGCCGCGCCTGTCGGAGTACGATGCCGTGATGAGCGACAACATCATCTTCCAAAAGCGGGTGCAGGGTCTTGGCATACTTGACCCTAAGACCGCCATCAACTACGCCATCAGCGGGCCGGTGCTCCGCGGCTCCGGGATCAAGTGGGACCTGCGCCGGAACGATCCATACTCTATCTACGATCGTTTTGAATTCGACATCCCCGTTGGGACCTCCGGCGACGTCTGGGACCGATATATGGTCAGACGCATCGAGATGGAAGAGAGCGTGAAGATCGTTGAGCAAGCCCTCCAGGGGCTGCCGTCCGGCGAGATCATGGCCAAGATGCCGAAGAAACTGAAGCCTCCGGTCGGAGACATCTACAGCAGGGTGGAGACGCCCAGGGGTGAGCTGGGGTTCTATATCGTATCCGACGGCTCCGAGAAACCGTACCGGTACAAGGTCCGCGCGCCGACCTTTGTTAACCTGAGCGTACTGCCCCTCATCGGGAGGGGCTACCTTGTCGCCGATCTCGTGGCTATCCTGGGGAGCATCGACATCGTGCTGGGCGAGGTGGATCGCTAA
- a CDS encoding cytochrome C produces MRTNVLFRLRYWRCMAVLPLLIVGAAPAFGAGDEKAPASAQSTYAERCALCHGVGGKGDGWQAKMVFWMKMPNFTDSAYMQTRSDEALLQILKAGGKTGMPAYGLKLTEPQMKELTVLVRGFSNAPAPQKPASTAAPAPQKPAGGAAPGPQKPTGAKR; encoded by the coding sequence TTGCGTACCAATGTTCTGTTCCGGCTCCGTTACTGGCGGTGTATGGCAGTTCTGCCGTTGCTTATCGTAGGGGCGGCTCCCGCGTTTGGTGCGGGGGACGAAAAAGCGCCGGCAAGCGCTCAATCAACCTACGCGGAGAGGTGCGCCTTATGCCACGGCGTAGGCGGTAAAGGCGATGGGTGGCAGGCAAAGATGGTGTTTTGGATGAAGATGCCGAACTTCACCGATTCGGCCTACATGCAAACACGGTCAGATGAAGCCCTCCTGCAGATACTGAAGGCGGGTGGTAAGACGGGAATGCCCGCGTATGGACTGAAGTTGACTGAGCCCCAGATGAAGGAGTTGACGGTCTTAGTGAGAGGCTTTTCCAACGCACCAGCACCGCAGAAGCCTGCAAGTACCGCGGCACCAGCACCGCAGAAGCCCGCAGGTGGGGCAGCGCCTGGGCCGCAGAAGCCGACCGGTGCGAAGCGGTAA
- a CDS encoding NADH-quinone oxidoreductase: MTPDEVIEAVKSQFGDAVKASEVKGVEVRMDIHWEKNVEILMALKEMGLDYLNCLSAVDRIASGELEVVYNLSSLTLPTKALVRARIPRENPMIRSVASLWGTADWHEREAFDMMGIRFDGHPDLRRILLSEDWVGFPLRKDYQDERLVPYEPV, translated from the coding sequence ATGACGCCGGACGAGGTCATTGAAGCCGTCAAGTCCCAGTTCGGCGATGCCGTCAAGGCGTCGGAGGTCAAGGGTGTCGAGGTCCGGATGGATATCCATTGGGAGAAGAATGTCGAGATCCTGATGGCGTTGAAAGAGATGGGGCTCGACTATCTGAACTGCCTGAGTGCTGTGGACAGGATTGCGAGCGGCGAACTCGAGGTGGTGTATAACCTCTCCTCCCTGACGCTGCCGACGAAGGCCCTGGTGAGAGCGCGGATTCCGCGTGAGAATCCGATGATCCGAAGTGTGGCGTCGCTGTGGGGTACGGCAGACTGGCACGAACGGGAGGCCTTCGACATGATGGGGATCCGCTTCGACGGTCATCCTGACCTCCGGCGGATCCTGCTTTCTGAGGACTGGGTCGGGTTTCCGTTGCGTAAAGACTATCAGGACGAGCGGCTGGTTCCGTACGAGCCGGTATAG
- a CDS encoding NADH dehydrogenase, whose amino-acid sequence MIPLSYYLILSVILFGIGMFGALTRRNAVGILMALELMFNAVNLNFVAFSRYLPESLLQGQIFAIFVITVAAAEAAVGLAIVLGLYRNFQTINVDEINLMKW is encoded by the coding sequence ATGATACCGCTGTCGTACTACTTGATTCTTAGCGTCATACTGTTCGGCATTGGGATGTTCGGCGCCCTGACCCGCCGCAACGCTGTCGGCATACTGATGGCGTTGGAGCTGATGTTCAACGCAGTCAACCTGAATTTTGTGGCCTTCTCCCGGTATCTCCCCGAGTCACTGCTGCAAGGGCAGATCTTTGCCATCTTTGTCATTACAGTGGCGGCGGCCGAGGCCGCGGTGGGGCTGGCGATTGTCCTTGGACTGTATCGGAACTTCCAGACGATCAACGTCGACGAAATCAACCTGATGAAGTGGTAA
- the lptD gene encoding LPS-assembly protein LptD precursor, giving the protein MPRFLLPVLLVLLLLASPWFTPAVLAQDTGSRGLLDEINTLKSTVRIEANELERRERDKLTIARGDVRIQMENRILNADEVEVDEAHEILRARGRVQLIDGKSRLDGDRLEYHYRTNTGVMYQAKGVMPPATSFQGVEVHKEGDHRYRLVDGSFTTCRVCQPEPAGVDWEIHAKEAFLEEDEYLEAKSATFRIRGIPSLYTPYVVYPVGPRRTGFLIPSIGAGGRSGFTFKQPFFWAIDESQDLTLTGVYRSKRGPEAQVGYRYVLGPEASGFVDGRIMKDRDSERRSDVRATLTARHDQQLTPELSLKADINYVSDRVFRRAFADSPPEARTASFTDSRVFLTQMWQQYGVELRLEDSRTLNPDTNDSRLSRVPGASFFAAPQRLFGSPILLEGQLSGTYLQRKETPDSGRVDLFPKLLLPWRLLGWATMTPSIGFRETAYTKRPGGGGGGTSRELFEARNELTARFFRNFDVAGARVDRLVHLLEPRLSYWYITAGNQRKIPQFDGVDYISPQNRITYSLTNRLLTKFKEADGATRTHEFLSFALSQSVNLNPQTRTFSDLFLNALTPERIDQAVREGTRTEASREGFSRVRERRFSNLVADLRASPLQNLGLYGVAAINTERSRIDGVEAGVRLAYPEYGRLELAHSFIRGGDTADQDEGPFRDRKTSGIIGRLLLTPVKNVAVNYYGRYDPRQDTSLENNVVLTYATCCWMVGIHFLNRTKRFFSDRIQDHENSVEIFFDLLTGGAPPPPERGARYLRR; this is encoded by the coding sequence ATGCCACGCTTTCTCTTGCCTGTGTTGTTGGTACTCTTGTTGCTTGCCTCGCCTTGGTTCACGCCGGCAGTCTTGGCGCAAGACACGGGGTCCCGGGGTCTCCTTGATGAAATCAACACGCTCAAATCGACCGTTCGGATCGAGGCGAATGAGCTCGAGCGCCGCGAGCGCGACAAGCTTACGATCGCGAGAGGTGACGTCCGAATCCAGATGGAGAATCGCATTCTCAATGCCGACGAGGTCGAGGTGGATGAGGCGCATGAGATCCTTCGGGCCAGAGGGAGGGTTCAACTGATCGACGGGAAAAGCCGTCTGGACGGCGACCGACTCGAATATCACTACCGGACCAATACGGGTGTCATGTATCAGGCCAAAGGCGTGATGCCTCCGGCGACCAGCTTTCAGGGTGTCGAGGTTCACAAGGAGGGCGATCATCGGTATCGGCTGGTCGATGGTAGTTTCACCACCTGTCGCGTCTGTCAACCCGAACCCGCCGGTGTCGATTGGGAGATTCACGCGAAAGAGGCGTTCCTTGAAGAGGACGAGTACCTTGAGGCAAAGTCCGCAACCTTCCGGATTCGGGGTATCCCTTCCCTGTATACTCCGTACGTTGTCTACCCTGTCGGGCCGCGGCGTACCGGCTTCCTGATTCCCAGTATCGGTGCGGGCGGGCGGTCCGGGTTCACGTTTAAGCAGCCGTTCTTCTGGGCCATTGATGAGTCCCAGGATCTGACGCTGACCGGCGTCTACAGGAGCAAACGGGGCCCTGAGGCTCAGGTCGGCTATCGGTACGTGTTAGGGCCGGAGGCGAGTGGCTTTGTGGACGGTCGGATCATGAAAGATCGGGACAGTGAGAGGCGGAGCGACGTGCGAGCCACCCTTACGGCCCGCCACGATCAGCAGCTCACCCCCGAACTGAGCCTCAAGGCCGATATCAACTATGTGAGCGACCGGGTGTTTCGTCGAGCGTTTGCCGATTCCCCGCCAGAAGCGAGAACCGCGAGCTTCACCGACTCGCGGGTCTTTCTCACCCAGATGTGGCAGCAGTACGGCGTCGAGCTTCGGCTTGAGGATAGCCGCACACTGAATCCTGATACCAACGACAGCCGGCTCAGCCGCGTTCCTGGGGCAAGCTTCTTCGCCGCTCCGCAGCGACTGTTCGGCTCGCCCATCCTTCTGGAGGGTCAACTTTCCGGAACCTATCTCCAGCGGAAAGAGACGCCAGACAGCGGCCGGGTCGATCTGTTTCCGAAACTGTTACTGCCGTGGCGGTTGCTGGGCTGGGCGACCATGACACCGTCGATCGGCTTCCGTGAGACTGCCTACACGAAACGCCCCGGTGGTGGAGGGGGCGGCACGAGCCGCGAGCTGTTTGAGGCCCGAAACGAGCTGACCGCTCGATTCTTTCGCAACTTTGATGTGGCAGGGGCGCGGGTCGATCGGCTGGTGCATCTGCTCGAACCGCGACTCAGCTACTGGTACATCACTGCCGGGAATCAGCGGAAGATCCCGCAATTTGATGGCGTCGATTACATCAGCCCGCAGAACCGGATCACGTACTCTCTGACGAACCGGCTGCTGACTAAGTTCAAGGAGGCCGACGGCGCTACGCGCACCCATGAGTTCCTCTCCTTTGCGCTTAGCCAGAGCGTCAATCTGAATCCTCAGACGCGAACCTTCTCCGACCTTTTTCTGAATGCGCTGACGCCGGAACGAATCGACCAGGCGGTCCGTGAAGGGACCCGTACGGAAGCCAGCCGTGAGGGCTTCTCGCGGGTGCGGGAGCGCCGCTTCTCCAACCTGGTGGCCGACCTTCGCGCGTCCCCCTTGCAGAACCTCGGTCTGTATGGAGTTGCCGCTATCAATACTGAAAGGAGTCGGATCGATGGGGTCGAGGCCGGCGTTCGACTTGCGTACCCTGAGTACGGACGGCTGGAGCTGGCCCACTCCTTTATCCGCGGCGGAGATACGGCCGATCAGGACGAGGGTCCGTTTCGCGATCGAAAAACTTCCGGCATCATCGGCCGACTGTTGCTTACGCCGGTCAAGAATGTCGCCGTCAACTACTACGGTCGGTATGATCCCCGCCAGGATACCAGCCTGGAGAACAATGTCGTCCTGACGTATGCGACCTGTTGTTGGATGGTGGGGATTCATTTCTTGAATCGTACCAAGCGCTTTTTTAGCGACAGGATTCAGGACCACGAAAACAGCGTCGAGATCTTTTTCGATCTGCTGACCGGCGGGGCCCCGCCGCCTCCGGAACGAGGCGCCAGGTACCTGCGGCGCTGA